Proteins from a genomic interval of Terriglobales bacterium:
- a CDS encoding TIM-barrel domain-containing protein, with protein MMIRESLAALLLVLFSSTVGFGQQAASSQTGDGEAALVLPQDQGGGKRAFRLDGFFYETTEGRTTFPAQITGKERSLQSKGFENQAKMADGRTVNISVKREGHNFIIRLGAQPDSGITKWGFAVASTQEEYYTGLMERVVDGPQQASWAPGLKQAMDLRGQTIEMILKPTTSIYAPFYVSSRGYGLFVKSLWPGRVDFAASDPQRVKIEFEGPSLEFKVYISDDPMELVREHALDAGPPFLPPKWMYTPWRWRDEHTQLSEYYDGTPVTGPFNSQVMEDVLMMQAFGIPDGVYWIDRPWGPGPLGYDDFEIDAKRLPNFPETIRWVNEKHMQMMMWIGPFFQGNMAKEAMAKGYTLPGQKPTRNNYPLADLTNPAAKKYWQDGVAKLLKLGVVGFKMDRAEEDIPDGGPYNVFDGRSLRENRNAYPVMYLKATYDVTKKYREDDDFVLMPRAAYTGSSPYGVFWAGDITGTQEGLRAAIIAVQRSAVMGYPNWGSDTCGYTNKAIDQEVCGRWLAFSSFTPIMEVGPTQNVGFWNLPRDPSYDPVLIALWRLYGRVHVRLADYSYKSARTAHDTGTPIVRPVFLVDPKASQAWANWHTYLYGPDLLVSPIWEKGRRTQEVYLPAGERWRYAWRPDKIYQGGQTVTVDAELYQIPLFIRVGSSVDLGDLNQEYQESLAIAQKKPDLKALDAEVSEWFAKNKQGTAKK; from the coding sequence ATGATGATCAGAGAAAGTTTGGCAGCTTTGCTGCTGGTTTTGTTTTCGTCAACCGTTGGTTTTGGCCAGCAAGCTGCGTCCTCTCAGACTGGAGACGGCGAGGCTGCTTTGGTTTTGCCACAGGATCAAGGCGGTGGAAAACGCGCCTTCCGGCTCGACGGATTTTTCTATGAGACCACCGAGGGACGCACAACCTTCCCCGCGCAAATTACTGGTAAGGAGCGAAGCCTTCAGAGCAAAGGATTCGAAAACCAAGCCAAGATGGCTGACGGCCGCACGGTGAATATCTCGGTCAAACGGGAAGGCCACAATTTCATCATTCGCTTGGGTGCTCAGCCTGACTCCGGCATTACCAAATGGGGCTTTGCCGTGGCTTCGACGCAGGAAGAATACTACACCGGGCTCATGGAACGTGTAGTGGACGGGCCGCAACAGGCTTCATGGGCGCCTGGCCTGAAGCAGGCCATGGATCTACGCGGGCAAACCATTGAGATGATCCTCAAGCCCACTACCTCTATATATGCTCCATTCTATGTTTCATCCCGTGGCTATGGTTTATTTGTAAAGAGCCTGTGGCCGGGTCGTGTTGATTTCGCCGCGAGCGATCCCCAGCGGGTCAAGATTGAATTTGAAGGTCCAAGTCTCGAATTCAAAGTGTATATCTCTGATGACCCCATGGAACTGGTACGTGAGCATGCGCTCGATGCCGGCCCGCCCTTCCTGCCTCCTAAGTGGATGTACACGCCTTGGCGATGGCGTGACGAGCACACGCAGTTGTCGGAGTACTATGACGGCACGCCAGTGACGGGTCCGTTCAACTCCCAGGTCATGGAAGATGTGCTGATGATGCAAGCCTTCGGCATTCCCGACGGTGTTTACTGGATTGACCGTCCGTGGGGGCCAGGGCCATTGGGATACGACGATTTTGAAATTGATGCCAAGCGTCTGCCCAATTTTCCTGAGACGATCCGCTGGGTCAATGAAAAACATATGCAAATGATGATGTGGATCGGCCCGTTCTTCCAGGGCAACATGGCGAAAGAAGCCATGGCGAAAGGCTATACCTTGCCCGGCCAGAAGCCGACACGAAATAACTATCCACTGGCGGATTTGACCAATCCGGCGGCAAAGAAGTATTGGCAAGATGGTGTGGCGAAGTTGCTTAAGCTGGGAGTCGTTGGATTTAAGATGGATCGTGCTGAAGAGGACATCCCAGACGGCGGTCCTTACAACGTTTTTGATGGCCGCTCGCTCCGCGAAAACCGCAATGCTTATCCCGTCATGTACCTCAAGGCGACATATGATGTGACAAAAAAATATCGCGAGGATGATGATTTCGTCCTCATGCCTCGTGCCGCCTACACCGGCAGTTCACCCTACGGAGTGTTCTGGGCTGGTGACATTACCGGCACCCAGGAAGGCCTGCGGGCGGCGATCATCGCCGTGCAGCGTTCTGCTGTGATGGGCTATCCCAACTGGGGTTCCGATACCTGCGGTTATACCAATAAGGCAATTGACCAGGAAGTCTGCGGACGCTGGCTGGCCTTCAGCAGCTTTACCCCGATCATGGAGGTCGGTCCAACCCAGAACGTTGGATTCTGGAACCTGCCACGTGATCCGAGTTACGACCCTGTACTGATCGCGCTCTGGCGGCTTTACGGAAGGGTGCATGTGCGCCTGGCTGACTACAGTTACAAGAGCGCTCGGACCGCGCATGACACAGGTACACCAATCGTGCGCCCGGTTTTTCTGGTTGATCCTAAGGCTTCACAGGCGTGGGCGAACTGGCATACGTATCTTTATGGGCCAGATTTGCTTGTCTCCCCAATATGGGAAAAGGGAAGGCGCACCCAGGAAGTCTACCTGCCCGCTGGTGAGCGATGGCGTTATGCCTGGCGGCCAGACAAGATTTACCAGGGTGGCCAGACGGTCACCGTTGATGCGGAACTCTACCAGATTCCGCTGTTCATTCGTGTGGGTTCGAGCGTTGACCTGGGCGACCTGAATCAGGAATATCAGGAATCACTCGCGATTGCCCAGAAGAAGCCGGACTTGAAGGCATTAGATGCAGAAGTAAGTGAGTGGTTCGCGAAGAACAAGCAGGGGACAGCGAAGAAATGA
- a CDS encoding glycosyl hydrolase — translation MLFSVAAFSQQASVPPVFTNPEIGGLQRLFQDPPDDSRIMMRWWWFGPAVTKPELEREMRQMKAAGIGGFEVQPVYPLVPDDPDVGIKNLSFLSDEFLDVLKFTSEKAHELGLRMDLTLGSGWPYGGPQVPINHAAGQLRLQRVKVASDSQRVSVPSMTAGEKLLAVFLADIQGQAIAPESLHELTVNGENLVELPAGLSGPHELLFFISSRTGMTVKRSAVGAEGFVVDHYDAAAVAEYQQKVGIRLMQAFRGTPPYAVFCDSLEVFQSDWTGDFLEEFQKRRGYDLKRYLPALVFDIGPKTGAIRHDWGKTLTELFNERFVVSMRGWAKQNKTLFRMQGYGMPPAEMSSNALSDLPEGEGPQWQVVRGSRWAASASHIYGRPVTSSETWTWIHSPVFRATPLDIKAEADLHFLQGINQLVGHGWPYTAEGVEYPGWRFYASGALDDKNPWWIVMPDVTAYLHRLSFLLRQGEPANDVALYLPNSDAWASLSAGRVHLIETLRDQVGIDVMPQVFEAGFNLDFFDDDALKQTGHLEKNSLTLGPGRYRVVILPDVERIPLETLQKLADFAHGGGVLIATRRLPSLAPGFLAADAENSQVRDLSRSLFEGPSAVAHFVEDEKQLGKQLASLLQSDISFSAPAPDIGFVHRRTKDAEIYFVANTGNTPVSLNGTFRVAAGNAEWWDPMTGRVSKAKALVQTKDLTKRGITIPLNLEPYASRVLVFSRRSLPPLTARRAPVTPAPVDLSTGWQISFGQDSKSKTIDRLESWTDDKETRYFSGLATYEKDVTVPENMLQPGLAVRLDFGEAKPIPPQNLRAGMQAWLDAPVREAAVVYVNGSRAGSVWSPPYSLDITSYLKHGNNHVKIVVGNLAVNYMAGHALPDYRLLNLRYGVRFEAQDMDKIRPVPAGLLGPIRLLSVAEAP, via the coding sequence ATGCTTTTCTCAGTTGCGGCGTTTTCACAACAAGCGTCGGTTCCGCCGGTCTTTACCAATCCCGAAATAGGAGGACTCCAGCGCCTCTTTCAAGATCCACCTGATGACAGCCGCATTATGATGCGCTGGTGGTGGTTCGGGCCGGCAGTGACCAAGCCCGAGCTCGAGCGTGAAATGCGGCAAATGAAAGCTGCGGGGATAGGCGGTTTCGAGGTGCAGCCGGTTTATCCTCTTGTTCCCGATGATCCGGATGTCGGCATAAAAAACCTTTCTTTCCTCTCCGACGAGTTTCTTGATGTGCTGAAGTTTACCTCTGAAAAAGCACACGAGCTCGGACTTCGAATGGATCTCACCCTGGGAAGCGGGTGGCCTTACGGAGGGCCGCAAGTTCCCATCAATCATGCCGCCGGGCAATTGCGCTTGCAGCGTGTGAAGGTCGCGAGCGATTCGCAACGCGTGTCGGTGCCGAGTATGACTGCCGGCGAAAAATTGCTCGCGGTTTTTCTGGCTGATATCCAGGGACAGGCGATCGCACCGGAAAGTTTGCATGAGCTTACCGTCAACGGAGAAAACCTGGTCGAACTCCCTGCCGGCCTCAGTGGGCCTCACGAACTACTTTTCTTTATTTCGAGCCGCACGGGAATGACCGTAAAGCGGTCTGCAGTAGGGGCCGAAGGGTTCGTGGTGGATCATTACGATGCTGCGGCTGTTGCGGAGTATCAACAGAAAGTTGGTATCCGGCTCATGCAGGCTTTTCGCGGCACACCTCCGTATGCAGTTTTCTGCGACAGCCTGGAAGTATTTCAATCCGATTGGACGGGTGACTTCCTGGAGGAGTTCCAAAAGCGGAGAGGCTATGACCTCAAGCGGTATCTTCCTGCTCTGGTATTCGATATCGGACCAAAAACCGGGGCCATTCGGCATGATTGGGGGAAGACACTTACGGAGCTATTCAACGAGCGTTTCGTTGTTTCCATGCGGGGGTGGGCCAAACAAAATAAAACATTATTTCGCATGCAAGGTTATGGCATGCCTCCGGCTGAGATGTCGAGCAATGCGCTGTCAGATCTGCCAGAAGGCGAGGGGCCGCAGTGGCAGGTGGTCCGCGGTTCACGCTGGGCTGCCTCGGCCAGCCATATTTATGGGCGTCCGGTAACGTCGTCAGAAACCTGGACTTGGATCCACTCGCCGGTTTTTCGCGCGACTCCTCTCGACATCAAAGCTGAGGCAGATCTTCACTTTCTGCAGGGAATCAACCAACTGGTGGGGCATGGCTGGCCCTATACCGCGGAGGGTGTCGAGTATCCGGGATGGCGCTTCTATGCCTCGGGTGCTCTGGACGATAAAAATCCGTGGTGGATCGTGATGCCCGATGTGACCGCGTATCTGCACCGGCTTAGCTTCCTGCTGCGACAAGGAGAGCCTGCCAATGATGTCGCTCTGTATCTTCCCAACAGCGATGCCTGGGCGAGCCTTTCCGCTGGGCGAGTCCACCTGATTGAGACCCTTCGCGATCAAGTTGGCATCGATGTGATGCCGCAAGTTTTCGAAGCTGGATTCAATTTGGACTTTTTCGATGACGATGCTCTCAAGCAAACTGGCCACCTGGAAAAAAACAGTCTGACGCTTGGGCCGGGCAGATACCGGGTAGTCATTCTGCCCGATGTCGAACGCATACCGCTTGAGACGCTGCAAAAACTGGCGGACTTTGCTCACGGTGGCGGGGTGTTGATTGCCACACGCCGCCTGCCTTCGTTAGCCCCTGGCTTTCTGGCAGCCGACGCGGAAAACAGCCAGGTTCGTGATCTTTCGCGCAGTTTGTTCGAAGGCCCGTCGGCTGTCGCGCATTTCGTCGAAGACGAAAAGCAGCTTGGAAAACAACTGGCCAGCTTGTTGCAGAGCGACATCTCATTTTCCGCGCCTGCTCCGGATATCGGTTTTGTGCACCGTAGAACCAAGGACGCAGAAATTTATTTTGTGGCGAACACCGGCAATACACCTGTGAGTTTGAACGGCACCTTTCGCGTTGCAGCCGGGAACGCAGAGTGGTGGGACCCTATGACTGGGAGAGTTTCGAAGGCAAAAGCGCTGGTTCAGACAAAAGATCTGACAAAAAGAGGAATAACCATTCCGCTGAACCTGGAGCCTTATGCTTCGCGTGTGCTGGTTTTTTCACGGCGTTCTCTGCCGCCGCTCACTGCGCGACGTGCGCCTGTGACTCCCGCCCCCGTTGATCTGAGCACGGGCTGGCAGATTTCGTTCGGCCAAGACAGCAAATCAAAAACGATAGACCGGTTGGAATCCTGGACCGATGACAAAGAGACGCGCTATTTTTCCGGTCTTGCCACATATGAGAAAGATGTAACCGTGCCGGAAAACATGCTGCAACCCGGCCTCGCGGTGCGGCTCGACTTCGGGGAAGCGAAACCCATTCCGCCACAGAATCTGCGAGCAGGCATGCAGGCCTGGCTTGATGCCCCGGTGCGCGAGGCAGCAGTCGTCTATGTGAATGGCAGTCGCGCGGGATCGGTTTGGTCGCCGCCATATTCGCTGGATATTACGTCTTACCTGAAGCATGGCAACAATCACGTGAAGATTGTTGTAGGTAATCTCGCGGTCAACTACATGGCTGGCCACGCATTGCCCGATTACCGGCTGCTCAACTTGCGTTATGGCGTACGCTTCGAAGCCCAGGACATGGACAAGATACGGCCAGTGCCCGCCGGTTTGCTCGGACCGATTCGCCTATTGTCTGTTGCTGAAGCGCCTTGA
- a CDS encoding sugar phosphate isomerase/epimerase: MNNVTRRGFLKTASIAAAAGSIPISALLPGQPLQAGVKEAARNRTFPFSFGIASYSFRTFKLEDAIEMTKRLGLKKLTLKEMHLPLNSSDEQIQAAVEKIKQAGLEADSCGVVYMKTEEEVQRAFAYAKKAGMKMIIGGPEPALLPAVEHAAKETDIICAIHNHGPTDRNFPSPESVYKAVANMDKRMGLCIDIGHTQRIGLDPTEQFSKCFDRVHDFHLKDESASQPSGTTVEIGRGVIDVAKLLREANRLKYSGTFHYEFEKDEKDPLPGLAESVGYVNGVLAVM; this comes from the coding sequence ATGAACAATGTTACCAGGCGTGGTTTCTTGAAGACTGCCAGCATTGCGGCGGCGGCGGGATCTATTCCAATTTCAGCCTTGCTTCCAGGACAACCGCTTCAGGCAGGAGTTAAGGAAGCTGCACGGAATCGCACTTTCCCATTCAGTTTTGGAATCGCATCCTACTCCTTTCGCACGTTCAAGCTGGAAGACGCCATCGAGATGACGAAACGCTTAGGGTTGAAGAAGCTCACCTTAAAGGAGATGCATCTCCCTTTGAATAGTTCGGATGAGCAAATCCAGGCGGCGGTGGAGAAGATCAAGCAGGCCGGGCTCGAAGCTGACTCCTGCGGTGTGGTTTACATGAAAACCGAGGAAGAGGTCCAACGAGCCTTCGCGTATGCGAAGAAGGCAGGCATGAAGATGATTATTGGCGGTCCGGAGCCAGCGCTGCTCCCAGCGGTCGAGCACGCAGCTAAAGAGACAGACATTATTTGTGCCATTCACAATCACGGGCCTACAGACCGCAACTTCCCCAGCCCGGAGAGCGTGTACAAGGCTGTCGCCAACATGGACAAGCGGATGGGGTTATGCATCGACATCGGGCACACACAGCGGATCGGGTTGGATCCGACGGAACAGTTCTCCAAGTGCTTTGATCGAGTACACGATTTTCACCTCAAGGACGAATCGGCGTCCCAGCCTAGCGGCACGACAGTTGAAATTGGCCGGGGCGTGATCGACGTCGCTAAATTGCTTCGGGAGGCAAACCGGCTCAAGTACTCGGGAACCTTCCACTATGAATTCGAGAAAGACGAGAAGGACCCGCTGCCCGGCCTGGCGGAATCGGTAGGTTACGTGAACGGTGTGTTGGCCGTTATGTGA